The Mercurialis annua linkage group LG8, ddMerAnnu1.2, whole genome shotgun sequence genome window below encodes:
- the LOC126662239 gene encoding uncharacterized protein LOC126662239, with product MLPTSSKIRSSSSSSTSRPNSKFPQYLRRIIKWQQMDIEYTFWQMLHLCTSPKVVYQHTKYHKQTKNQWARDDPAFIVICSLLLAVATLAYGAAYDHSTGHAVFVVISVLFSHFIVTGVVLATCCWFLTNTYLREEAPNSHVVEQRVEWLYAFDVHCNSFFPLFVMLYVVHYFMSPLLVAHGFIPILLSNLLFMVAASYYHYLNFLGYDVLPFLERTTFFLYPIGAVIVLSPILILSGFNPSRYFMNIYFSQRL from the exons ATGTTGCCGACGTCGTCGAAAATCCGATCATCGTCGTCTTCGTCTACATCACGACCTAATTCTAAGTTCCCTCAGTATCTTCGTCGAATCATCAAG TGGCAACAAATGGATATAGAGTATACATTCTGGCAAATGCTGCACCTCTGCACCTCTCCTAAAGTTGT CTATCAGCATACCAAATATCATAAAC AAACTAAGAATCAATGGGCACGTGATGATCCAGCTTTTATTGTAATCTGCAGTCTCCTTCTGGCAGTTGCTACTTTGGCTTATGGTGCTGC GTATGACCATAGCACTGGACATGCTGTTTTTGTAGTTATTTCAGttttattttcccattttataGTTACTGGTGTTGTTCTTGCTACATGCTGTTG GTTCCTGACTAATACATATCTTAGGGAAGAGGCTCCAAATAGCCATGTGGTCGAGCAACGGGTTGAATg GCTTTATGCATTCGATGTGCACTGCAATTCTTTCTTCCCATTGTTTGTTATGCTTTACG TTGTACATTATTTTATGTCTCCTCTTTTGGTGGCTCATGGTTTCATACCTATATTGCTGTCAAATCTGCTTTTCATGGTGGCAGCATCATATTATCATTATCTCAACTTCTTAGGTTATGATG TGCTTCCCTTTTTAGAGAGGACAACATTTTTCCTATATCCGATTGGTGCTGTCATTGTCCTTTCTCCGATTT
- the LOC126661356 gene encoding protein TIC 21, chloroplastic, with protein sequence MQTLLLPGVHSSAATTTTAAFISPAPPLHRHRSTHQTPIFSTPNYSLKLTQSLSLPSLGHNYDPLKAPSFKLNSPTKTNAYSAPISASNDDVEKAKLAQVAKRLGSTARYFKRLGNLGFWGQLICTVVAAVILSFSIVVTGKITSPATFYSTSAGIAAAFISVFWSFGYIRLSDKLKKTANDPSKAPPRADVVKGLKNGIVLNLLGMGAAILGMQATVGLLVAKALTSSANPFYQGVSPGYSPVLALDVFLVQASANTILSHFIGLVSSLELLRSVTLPATESIPVPRVA encoded by the exons ATGCAAACTCTCCTCCTGCCGGGCGTTCACTCCTCGGCGGCAACAACAACAACCGCAGCATTTATTTCTCCGGCGCCACCTCTCCACCGCCACCGCTCAACACATCAAACCCCAATTTTCAGTACTCCAAATTATTCATTAAAACTAACACAATCACTCTCATTACCATCATTAGGTCACAATTATGACCCGCTTAAAGCTCCAAGCTTCAAACTTAACTCACCCACTAAAACAAACGCTTATTCAGCTCCGATTTCAGCATCAAACGACGACGTAGAGAAAGCAAAGCTAGCCCAG GTAGCGAAGAGATTGGGAAGTACAGCGAGGTACTTTAAGAGATTAGGGAATTTAGGGTTTTGGGGGCAGTTAATTTGCACTGTTGTGGCTGCTGTGATATTGTCGTTTTCGATTGTGGTTACCGGAAAGATCACGTCTCCTGCCACTTTTTATTCAACTTCTGCTGGCATTGCTGCTGCTTTCATTTCGGTTTTTTGGTCTTTTGGGTATATTCGGCTTTCTGATAAACTCAAGAAAACTGCAAATGACCCTTCTAAG GCACCGCCACGTGCTGATGTTGTGAAAGGCTTAAAAAATGGCATAGTACTGAATCTATTGGGTATGGGCGCTGCTATTCTTGGCATGCAAGCGACAGTGGGACTGTTGGTTGCAAAGGCTCTAACTTCCTCTGCAAATCCTTTTTACCAGGGCGTTTCTCCCGGTTACAGTCCAGTTCTTGCTTTGGATGTTTTCTTGGTTCAG GCATCTGCAAACACCATCCTTTCACATTTCATCGGGCTTGTTTCCTCCTTGGAGCTGTTGCGCTCAGTGACATTACCCGCTACTGAAAGTATTCCAGTCCCCAGAGTTGCATAG
- the LOC126660021 gene encoding 50S ribosomal protein L10, chloroplastic-like, whose amino-acid sequence MNGMNAWLFVHTEEISEALELNVEENDFTCAVFEGGLYGPGGFRRLMSMPTRDEFYGGLLGGLQSPLIGLVCCLEAPVRDLIAEVED is encoded by the coding sequence ATGAACGGAATGAACGCTTGGCTTTTTGTTCATACTGAAGAAATTTCTGAGGCTTTGGAGTTGAATGTGGAGGAGAATGATTTTACTTGTGCGGTGTTTGAAGGGGGGTTGTATGGGCCTGGTGGTTTCCGGCGGCTGATGAGTATGCCGACGAGAGATGAGTTTTATGGTGGGCTTTTGGGCGGGTTGCAGAGCCCTTTGATTGGGTTGGTTTGTTGTTTGGAAGCTCCGGTTAGAGATTTGATTGCGGAGGTTGAAGATTGA
- the LOC126661417 gene encoding 50S ribosomal protein L10, chloroplastic-like, whose amino-acid sequence METTLLSSFPSSNSSQTLTQFRSFQNPFPISTPFKKPIFYKPISINSAISRTRKEETVETVRTQLENCYLVAAIKYTGFTVKQFQELRRALPESTKLLVAKNTLVYKAIEGTQWEALKPCMKGMNAWLFVHTEEIPEAFKPYRSFQKEKKLEDNDFTGAVFEGKFYGPGEFKQLETMPSREEIYAKILGALQSPAIGLVSTLQAPARDVVMVLKAYVKKLEDESGGGGQ is encoded by the coding sequence ATGGAAACAACACTCCTCTCATCATTCCCATCTTCAAATTCATctcaaaccctaacccaattcCGCTCATTTCAAAACCCATTTCCCATCTCAACTCCCTTCAAAAAACCCATATTTTACAAACCAATTTCAATCAACTCCGCCATTTCAAGAACCCGAAAAGAAGAGACAGTCGAAACGGTCAGAACCCAGTTAGAGAATTGCTACCTCGTAGCAGCCATCAAGTACACAGGCTTTACAGTGAAGCAGTTCCAAGAATTGAGACGGGCATTGCCCGAATCAACCAAGCTTCTCGTCGCGAAAAACACGCTGGTTTACAAGGCCATTGAAGGCACTCAATGGGAGGCTCTGAAGCCCTGTATGAAGGGCATGAACGCGTGGCTTTTCGTTCACACGGAGGAGATTCCTGAGGCGTTTAAGCCTTATAGGAGCTTTCAGAAGGAGAAAAAGCTGGAGGATAATGATTTTACGGGGGCGGTTTTTGAAGGGAAGTTTTATGGGCCTGGGGAGTTTAAGCAACTCGAAACTATGCCTTCGAGAGAGGAGATTTATGCGAAGATTTTGGGGGCGTTGCAGAGCCCTGCAATTGGGTTGGTTAGTACTTTGCAGGCTCCTGCTAGAGATGTGGTTATGGTGCTTAAAGCTTATGTGAAGAAGCTGGAGGATGAGAGTGGTGGTGGAGGGCAATAG
- the LOC126659629 gene encoding uncharacterized protein LOC126659629 has translation MSTTGKPNDSNLQVIALPEKQKPAVPPRSLVPSAGIASNALVEYTPPVFKEEEEDIELKLRRIIDNVPVRVSNTSGSSAGSGSGDFHQYRQMRRREQDRLTRMDIDYQKRKELAEFNMRREERLKAAEERTLKKRLKRQKKKQKKKAKTMKLNAGGEEQQKNESSDGDGNDSDGSEEAAKEEPAIRIMFRPRS, from the exons ATGTCGACGACAGGCAAGCCAAACGATAGCAATTTACAGGTAATAGCACTGCCGGAGAAGCAAAAACCTGCTGTACCGCCGCGTTCACTTGTCCCGTCGGCTGGAATAGCTTCGAACGCTCTTGTGGAATACACGCCGCCGGTGTTCAAAGAAGAGGAGGAGGATATAGAACTTAAGCTCCGGAGAATCATTGACAATGTTCCTGTTCGTGTCAGCAACACCTCCGGAAGTTCTGCAGGTTCCGGCTCCGGTGACTTTCATCAG TATCGACAAATGAGGAGAAGAGAGCAAGACAGGCTTACAAGGATGGACATAGACTAccagaaaagaaaagaattggCTGAATTTAATATGAGGAGGGAAGAAAGATTAAAAGCTGCCGAAGAAAGAACCTTAAAAAAACGTCTGAAACGCCAAAAGAAAAAGCAGAAGAAAAAAGCGAAGACGATGAAATTGAACGCAGGTGGTGAAGAGCAGCAGAAAAATGAATCTTCAGATGGTGACGGGAATGACTCTGATGGCAGCGAAGAAGCAGCAAAAGAAGAACCAGCAATAAGAATTATGTTTCGGCCTCGTAGTTAA
- the LOC126659545 gene encoding reticulon-like protein B11: MVDSIPPRRISVHQFLGGGSVADVLLWKKWCASVTVLIASTTLWLLFECAGYNLLSFVANVLFLLVAILFFWAKSASLLNRPLPPLPDLDISEETIVKIASVIQVYANIALSIARDIAIGRNLKLFLQVAFGLWVASIIGSLCNFLTLVYVGILLSFSAPVLYDKYQHHIDEKLSVTHKIVQTQYRKIDDSILKKIPFSSNKEKKIQ; the protein is encoded by the exons ATGGTAGATTCGATTCCTCCCCGGCGGATTTCCGTTCATCAATTTCTCGGCGGCGGCTCAG TGGCGGATGTACTTTTGTGGAAGAAGTGGTGTGCAAGTGTTACGGTTTTAATTGCTTCAACAACTCTATGGCTGCTATTTGAATGCGCCGGTTATAATCTGTTGTCGTTTGTCGCTAATGTGTTGTTTTTGCTCGTCGCTATTCTCTTTTTTTGGGCTAAATCTGCTTCTCTTCTTAAtag GCCACTGCCTCCTTTGCCTGACTTGGATATATCAGAGGAGACCATTGTGAAGATTGCTTCTGTGATTCAAGTTTATGCTAATATAGCTTTGTCTATTGCTCGCGACATTGCAATTGGTAGAAATTTGAAATTGTTCCTTCAG GTTGCTTTTGGATTATGGGTAGCATCAATTATTGGTAGTCTCTGCAATTTTCTGACTCTTGTCTATGTTG GGATTCTCCTTAGCTTCTCAGCCCCGGTGCTTTACGACAAATATCAACACCACATTGATGAGAAGCTTTCTGTAACTCACAAAATTGTTCAAACACAGTATAGGAAAATTGATGATAGCATCCTTAAAAAGATTCCATTTTCCTCAAACAAGGAAAAGAAGATTCAGTAG